The following is a genomic window from Nocardioides thalensis.
GTCGACTCGATGAGATCGGCGCTGCCGTCGAGGCTGTTGGTGTCGACCGCGACGACCGCGTCGACGGGGGTGGCCTGGCCGGTGATCCCCTCCAGGACGGTGGGCAGCCAGGTTGCGCCGTCGTGGCTGACGAGGACGACCACGACTCCAGACATGGTCGGCCACCCTACCGACCGGTCACGTGAGCCCTGAAAACGTCAGGCGGCGCCGGAAAATCGTCAGACGGCGCGCTTCTTCAGCTTGCGGCGCTCGCGCTCGGAGAGACCGCCCCAGATGCCGAAGCGCTCGTCGTTGCCGAGCGCGGCCTCCAGGCACTCCACGCGCACCTCGCAGGTCTGACAGACCTTCTTGGCCTCGCGCGTCGAGCCGCCCTTCTCCGGGAAGAAGGCCTCCGGATCGGTCTGCGCGCACAGCGCGCGCTCCTGCCAACCCAGGTCTTCGCTGTCGACCTCGTCGACCAGGAAGAGTTCTCGCATGGTTCCGCCCCTTTCGACCCCCAGTGGCTGCTCGTGGGGCGCCTCTTCCCCACGCGCCGGGCCGGGTGACGGTTCTGCACCCCCCGGTCGGCGAACCACGAATCACGTAGTTGGAATTACATGCATGTCATACCCCAGGAGTCAAGCCTCAGTCTGCTATACGCCGGTCCATACAGGAGCCCGGGTCGGACCCCGCGCTCGGGCGTGTCCGTGACGTTGGCACAGTTGTGCCCGTGCGGACCGTCCACAAGATCACCGTCCTGTCCGGCGGCATGGGAGGCGCGAAGTTCCTCCAGGGCCTCCTCCACGGCATCCGGGGCGGCACCCTGCCGGGAGTCGCCGACGACGCGGAGGTCACCGTCGTCGCCAACACCGCCGACGACTGGTGGATCCACGGCCTCAAGGTCTGCCCCGACCTCGACACCGTCATGTACACCCTCGGCGACGGCATCGACCTCGAGCGCGGCTGGGGCCGGCGCGAGGAGACGTGGAGCGCGAAGGAGGAGCTCGCGGCGTACGGCGTGGAGCCCACCTGGTTCGGGCTGGGCGACCGTGACATCGCCACCCACCTGGTCCGCACCCAGATGCTCGAGGCCGGCTACTCGCTCTCGCAGGTGACCGAGGCGCTCTGCCGCCGCTGGCTGACCCCGACCTACGGAGCCGGCGTACGGCTGCTGCCGATGACCGACGACCGGGTCGAGACCCACGTCGCCGTCGCCGACGCCGACGAGCCCAGCGGCAAGCGCGTCGTGCACTTCCAGGAGTACTGGGTGCGGCTGCGCGCCGAGGTTCCCGCCGAGACCGTGGTGGTCGTCGGTCTCGAGCAGGCCACCCCTGGGCCCGGCGTGATCGAGGCGATCGCCGGGGCCGACCTGGTGGTGCTGCCGCCGTCCAACCCGGTCGTCTCGGTCGGCACCATCCTCGGTGTGCCGGGCGTGCGCGATGCCGTCGCGACCACCGACGCGCGCGTCGTCGGCCTCTCCCCCATCGTCGGCGGCACCCACGTGCGCGGCATGGCCGAGCAGATGCTGACGTCGATCGGCGTCGAGGTGAGCGCCGCCGGCGTCGGCCTGCACTACGGCGCCCGGTCAGCGGGCGGCGTGCTCGACGGCTGGCTGGTCGACGAGCGCGACGCGGCCGACGTCGAGCGGGTGACCGCCGGCGGCATCGCCTGTGCCGCCGTGCCGCTGATGATGACCGACCACGACGCCACCGCCGCGATGGCCGCGGCCGCCGTCCGGCTGGTCGGGTGAGCCCGTGCTGACGGTCCACGCCCCCGACGGCGTGCCCGAGGTGACGGAGGGCGCCGACCTCGCCGGGCTCCTCCTCGCCGCGCTCGGCGACCACGCGCTCCGCGACGGCGACGTCGTCGCCGTCACCAGCAAGGTGGTCAGCAAGGCCGAGGGCCGGGTGTCGTACGGCGACCGCGACGCCGCCGTCGCGGCCGAGACCGCGCGGGTGGTGGCGACCCGCGGCGGCACCCGGATCGTCCGCACGCGGCTCGGGCTGACGATGGCCGCAGCCGGCGTCGACGCGTCCAACGTCGAGCAGGGCAAGGTCGTGGTGCACCCGCTCGACCCCGACGCCTCCGCGCGCCGGCTGCGGGTCGCGCTGCACGAGCGCACCGGCGCCAACGTCGGCGTGGTCGTCACCGACACCGCCGGCCGCGCCTGGCGCCAGGGCCAGACCGACATCGCGATCGGCGCCGCCGGCCTGGCGGTGCTCGAGTCCTACGCGGGGGCGGTGGACGGCTACGGCAACGAGCTCGCCGTCACCGAGCCGGCCGTCGCCGACGAGCTCGCGTCGGCCGCCGAGCTCGCGCAGGGCAAGCTGGGCGCGCGGCCGTTCGCCGTGATCCGGGGGCGGGCCGACCTGGTGCTGGCGCCCGACGATCACGGGCTCGGCGCGGTGGCGATGATCCGCGACGACGGCACCGACCTCTTCGGCTACGGGTCGCGCGAGGCGGTCGTGCGCGCCGTGGCCGCCGCGCCGGGCGACGACGTGCCGTTCGGCTCGACGGCGTCGCCGCAGGACCTGCTCGACGCCCTGCGCCGCGCGGGGATCGATGCGCGGCTCGAGCCCGACGAGGGCTCCCTCGTGTGCCCGGCGGACCAGAAGGTCGCGGCCGCCGTACTCGCCTTCGCTCATGGGTGGCGCGTCGAGCCCGATGAAGCACCCGATCGCACGGATTCCGGCGTCGATCTCCGGTTGCGCCCCGCGACTCCGTAGACTCGCCGCGATCTGCGGCTCCCGCCCGCCCCGACTACGACACCGAGGTACCCCGCACCGTGGCCAAGACCAGCAAGTCCGAGCGTTCGGACCGCCAGAAGGTCATCGACGACATCCGGCGCAAGCAGAAGAGCGCCGAGAGCCGTCAGGGCATGCTCATCGTGGGCGCCTGCATCGCCGTCGCCCTCGCGATCGTCGTCGCGGCGGCGTGGAACCCGGTGATGACCGCGATCCAGCAGCGCAGCAGCAGCGGCAAGCCGCTGAACGAGATCGGTGCGTCGGCCGCCGCGGCCTGCCAGGACGTGACGACCAAGGACGCGACGGGCTCGGGCGACCACGTCGGCACCGGGACCCAGGTCGAGTACGAGGACTCCCCGCCGGCCTTCGGCCAGCACTGGAACGAGGCCGGCGTCGCGCCGGCGCCGATCCAGGAGCGCTACTACACCGAGGACACGCGCCCCGAGCTCGAGTCGCTCGTCCACAACAGCGAGCACGGCTTCACGATCCTCTGGTACGACGAGGAGGCCGCCGACGACTCCGGCATGATCGCCGACATCAAGTCGATCGCGCAGCGCCTCGACGAGAGCGACACCAACAGCCGCTACTCCTTCAAGGCCGTGCCGTGGACCGACGAGGACGGCGAGCCGTTCCCCGACGGCCAGCACATCGCGCTGACCACGTGGACGACCGACGGCGACAAGCAGCTCGGCGTGTGGCAGTACTGCTCGGAGCCGAGCGGCGAGGCGGTCGAGGAGTTCATGAAGGACTACCCGTACACGAAGGCGCCCGAGCCCATCGGTGGAGGCGTGGGCTGAGCCTCAGGCCAGCACCGGCTCCAGCATCTCCAGGAGCGCCCGCTCCGTCGCCCTGACGCCCAGGCCGCCGTCCTCGCGGAGGATGCGCCAGGTCGTCGCGTCACAGATCGCGACGACCTGGGCGAGCCGCCGCTTGCGCATGGCCGCGTCGGTCGACCCGACGAGGTCGCCGAATGTCTCCCTGCACCACGCGACGTGGTAGTCACGGCCGCGCTGGGCGAGCTCCGGCACACCTGGCGCGAGGCGCGCCTCGGCGTACAGCTTGAGGATCAGGCGACCCGCCTCCTCGTAGAAGCCGACCAGCGCGTGCACGGTCTCCTCGACCGTCGCGCCCTTCGCCGCCTCCCGTGCTGACACGAGGCGCCCGAACTGGCGCTCGACTGTCGCCGCGAGCGTGCCCGGCTTGCCGCCGAAGCGACGGATGACGGTCTGGACCGTGACACCCGCGTCCGCGGCCACGTCCTCGAGCCGGACCTGGTCGTAGGGAAGGCGGCCGAACCGCTCGAGCATGGCGTCGAGGATCCGCTCGCCCGTGCGCTCGGCGGCCGCTGCCCGCGCACCCATGCGGTAGGGCCGGGTCTTGCTTTTCATGTGTATGAGACTAACATCATCTATATTGACGTTAGTCTCACTCATTCGAAATGACAGGAAGCAGATCATGGACCCCACCCGCACCGCCCGGCCGGCCGCCCACGCCGAGGGCTCGACGTTCGTCCCGACCCGTCTCGGACGGCTCCACGTCCGCACGCTCGGGGAGGGGCCGCTCACCGTCCTCTGGCCGTCGATGTTCGTCGACAGCCACACCTGGGACCGCCTCGTCGGCCACCTCGGCGGCGGCCGCCGCTTCGTCCTCGTCGACGGTCCCGGCCTCGGACTCAGCGACGCACTCACCCGGGACACCGACATCGCGGAGGCGGCCCACGCAGCGGTCGACCTGCTCGAAGGACTGGGCGCCGATGGTCCGGTCGACTGGGTCGGCAACGCCTTCGGTGGCCACGTCGGCTTCGACCTCGCCACCAGGCCCGGCGTCCTGCGGAGCCTGGTGGCCATCAGCTCCCCCGCCGAGCCGATCCCCGACGAGCTGCGCAAGCAGATCCGGATGATGCTGCCGATCCTTCGGGTCGCCGGGCCGGTGGGACCGGTACGGGCGGCGACCATCGAGGCGATGCTCACCGAGGCGTCCGCCGCGGATCCGCAGGTGCGCAAGGTCGTGACCGCATCACTCGCCCGTCCGTCGCGCCGGAGCCTGACCCGCGCCGTGCGGTCCTTCATCCTTGATCGAGTCGACGTCTCGCACCAGCTGCGCGACATCGTGGTGCCGAGCCTCTTCGTCGCCTCGGACGACCGGGGCGACTGGAGTGCGGAGGACGCGCGTCACGCGGCCCGGATCGCACCCGGCGCCGAGGCCGTGGTCATCACCGGTGCGCGCACGCTGATCCCGCTGGAACAGCCGGTCGCCACTGCGGCCGCGATCCTGGCGTTCTGGAAGAAGGTCGACCTGGCCTGAGGGGTCGCGTCCTCGAACACCGGGGCGGTCAGGTCAGCTGGTCCCGGCCGCTGCCCTTGAGCGCGGCGACGATTCCCTTCACGTCCTGCGCGCGCTCGCGCGTCGTCACGAGCAGCGCGTCGGGAGTGTCGACGACGACCACGTCGTCGAGGCCGATCACCGCGACCACCCGGTCCGAGCCCGGCACGACCAGCCCGGTGGTGTCCGAGCCGAGCACCCGCGAAGGGTCCCCCAGCACGACCCGCTCGGAGCGATCGCCGAGCAGGCCGGCGAGGGAGTCGAAGTCGCCGATGTCGTCCCACCCGAAGCCGCCGGGCACGGTGGCGACCCGGCCGGCCGCGGCCGCGGGCTCGGCGACGGCGTGGTCGATCGGGATCTTTGGGCACTGCTCCCAGAGCTCGTCGATGCGTGAGGTGTCGGCGGCGATCGTGCGCAGCGTGTCGACGAACGCCCGGTCCTGCGTCGCCAGCAGCTCGAGCAGCACGCGCGGGCGCACGACGAACATGCCCGCGTTCCAGCGGTAGCCGCCGGCGGCGAGGTAGCCCTCGGCGACCGCGACCGACGGCTTCTCCACGAACTCCTGCACCCGGCAGGCGCGGGCGTGGCCGGGGAGCGGGTCCCCCTGGTGGATGTAGCCGAACGCCGAGCTCGGGAACGCCGGCTCGATGCCGATCGTCACCAGGTAGTCCTCACGCGCCGCGGCGACGGCCTCGCGCACGGTGTCCCCGAACGCGTCGGCGTCGGGGATGACGTGGTCGGCGGCGAACGACCCGAGCACCAGGTCCTCGCCGCTCGCGTCCGCCCGCCGCTCGAGCACCGCGGCGGCGACGCCGATCGCCGCCATGGAGTCGCGCGCGGACGGCTCGGCGATCACGGCGTCGGCGCCGAGCGACGGGAGCTGCGCACGTACGGCGGCCTCGTGCCGCTGCCCGGTCACCACCAGGATCCGGTCCTCGGCGAGCGGCGCCAGCCGGTCGGCCGTCTGCTGCAGCAGCGTCCGGCCGCTGCCCGTCAGGTCGTGGAGGAACTTGGGCGATCCGGAGCGGGACAGCGGCCACAGCCGGGTGCCCGCGCCACCGGCGGGGACCACGGCCCAGAATCCGTCAACAGCAGGCACCCGGCGACAATAGCGGCGTGCCCACGTTCTCTGACGTCATGTCCGCCCGGTTGCGCCGCGACCCCGGCCAGCCGCTCGTCACGTTCTACGACGACGTCACCGGCGAGCGCGTCGAGCTCTCGGTGACCACCTACGCCAACTGGGTCGCGAAGGCGTCGTCGCTGCTCGTCGACGAGCTCGACCTCGAGCGGGGCGACACGATCCGCATCGACCTGCCGCCGCACTGGTTGGGCACGGTGTTCCTCGGCGCGGCCTGGACGGCCGGCCTCGTCGTCACCGACGCGGACGACCCTGACGCGGTCGTGTGCGGCCCCGACACGCTCGGCGACTGGGCGCCGCGGGCGACCGAGCTCGTCGTACTGGCGTGCTCGCTGCTGCCGCTGGGGGTCCGGTTCGCCGAGCCGGTGCCCGCGGGCGTGCACGACGTGGGCGTCGAGATCTGGTCGCAGCCCGACGCGTTCATCCCCTGGGACCCGCCGGGTGAGGGTGATCCCGCGCTGGCCTGGGCGGGTCTCGATACGGCCTCGCCTAGCGGCTCGGCCTACTCGACCACCCTGAAGGAAATGATAGAGACGGCCGCCGCCGGGACTCTCGTCTCCGACGGCGACCGCCTCTTGTCGACCGCGAACCCGGCTTCCCCACCAGGTGTCGCGGCCTTCCTGGAGCCCGTGGTCTCCCACGGCTCCCTGGTCCTGGTCGCCCGGGCCGGACAGGAGCGTCTCGATGCGATCTACGCCGCCGAGCGCGCCACCGCCCGCTTCCCCGCCTAGGTGCCAGGCACCGCTTCCCCTTCTTCCCCTCGATTCAGCCGATGTAGTTGAACGCGCCCGCGCTCTTGCCCAGCGTCACCCGCTCGCCGAAACCCTTGCGGGTGCCCGGGAACAGGTAGAGGTCGCCGGACTCCTTGCCGCGCGCCACCAGGTCCGCGTGGCCGGTGAGGCCCACGTCGCTGACGCCGACCAGCCAGTCGTAGCCGGCGACGTCGAGCGTGACCGGCTTGGTGCCGACCAGCCCGCCGGGGCCGTTGCCCGGGCGCAGCGTGATCCGGTCGCCGGTGCGGCTGAAGACGTCGGCGGCGCCGTCGAAGTCCCACCGGCCGACGCCGACGATGCGGTTGGCCTTGATGTTGCCGTAGGCCGGGTAGCTCTCCCGCAGGCCCTCGGTGCCGGCGCCCGGGTAGAGCCGCATCGAGCCGCCCTTCGGCTGGCCCATCAGGTCCGGGTAGCCGTCGCCGGTCATGTCGCCCACCGCGGACAGCAGCTGGACCCGGCCGAAGCCGGTCGCGATCTGCCGGGCCGTGTCGAACTTGCCCTTGCCGAGACCGCGGTAGAGGTCCAGGCTGCCGTCGCCGGCGCGGACCACCAGGTCGCCGACGCCGTCGCGGTCCCAGTCACCGGCCTTGAAGATGTTGCGCACGCCGTCGAGGTCGAGCCCGGTCTCGACCGGCTCGCCGACGGAGACCCGGCCGTCGTTGGCGCGGCGCAGCGGCAGGATCACCACGGTGCCGTTGCTCGCCCGACGCGCGACCAGGTCGGGGTGGGCCGAGCCGATTAGGTTGGACTCGAGCTCTCGGCCGCGCCAGTCGGTCTGGTACTCCTTCGCCTTGGCGCGGATGTCGGAGAGCCGGTTGTAGAGGTACTGCCCGGGGCAGGCCGTCGATCCGGCGTCGCGGTGCCCGTTGATGGCCTGGAAGTAGCGCGAGGTGACGAACGTCTTCTTCCACCCGGCGCCGACGCCGTGCAGGCCGAGCTTCCAGGCGAACAGGCGTCCGTAGGCCTCGATCATCGCGTCGGAGGGACGGGCGGTCTCGAAGTTGCCGATCGCCGACATCGCGAACGCGTCGTCGTTGTAGCCGAGCGTGTGGGCGCCGACGACGGGCCGGTGGACCCCGCCGTAGCGGCCCTCCCAGATCCGGCCGAAGCGGTCGACGAGGAAGTTGTAGCCCACGTCGCTCCAGCCCAGCGAGCGCGTGTGGTAGGCGTAGATGCCGCGGATGATGCCGGGCACCTGGGCGCGGGTGTAGTCGTTGGCGTTGACCGTGTGGTGGACGAAGCCGGCGTGGATCTCGTGGTAGTGCAGCGACGGCTTGTCGCGCATCCGCTCGTCGGCACCCCACTGGGCGCGGGAGAAGATCTTCGGCCGCGGGGCGACCGTGGTCACCGCGCGCATCTGCGCGTCGCCGCTGGCCGGCGCCTCGACGACCGCGGTGTCCGCGGTATCGGGGGCCATCAGGTCACCGGTGTCGATCTCGGGTGCCTGGCGCGCGGTCTGCTTGCTGGCGCCGGGGTCGATGACGGCGAGCTTCATGTCGGCCGGCGCGGTGCGGTCGGCCTCGACGCGGACCTGCACCTCGTCGACCTCGCCGACCAGGAGCGGGTCGGTGCCCGGACGGGCGTTGGCCGCCTCGGCGCTGTCGGGGTCGGGGCCGTGGTCGTCGTGGTACTCCAGGCCGATCCAGCCCGACCAGGTGCCCGCGTCGCGGTAGCGGACCTCGAGCCCGATCGCGTCGTCCGGGACCCTGCTGCCGTGTGCCCACGTGACGCCGACGGCGCCGTACCCCTCGACCGGGACGGCGTCGCTGGTGATGTGCTCACCGGTCGCCGTACGGCGCGTGGTCGCGCGCAGCGCGCCGGCCGCGAGCCGGGCGCCTGCCGGCGCGGTGAGGCTGTACTCGTCGACCTCGGCGTCGACCGGAGCGGTGGGGACCGTGGCCGGACGCTCGGCGGACCGGAGGAACACGCCGTGACCGGGCAGCACGCCCTCGGCGTCGGACGGCGGCCGCACGTCCATCGTGATCGTGCGCGCCGCGGGCGTCAGCACCGCGACCACCACGGCCAGCGCGAGCAGCTGCTGGCAGGCGGTCACGAAGCGACTGCGGTTGGCCGTCGACGGGCCGGAGAAGCTCGGGGAAAACATGGTGAATCTGCTCCAGTCGTGTGCGGGGAAGGTGTCACACGAGAAGCAACTTTCACATCAGTCACACGCGTTGGGAAGAGATCGCGAGTAACTACAAACGTGTAATTTCCACTCGACACGCCGACGTTCCCCAGAAATGTCAAGTCCCCGATCGGCAGGGCCGATCGGGGACTGAGCAGGAGCGGTCACCCGCTACACGTCGTCTCCGGTGTCCTCGTCCTCGTAGACGTCGTCGGGGTCGGCGTCGTAGTGGAGGTACTTGATGCCCTCGTCGACGTCGCCGTCGAAGCCCATCCGGCCGTTCTCGAGCACGATCACCCGGTTGCACATCTTGCGGACCGAGCCGGCCGCGTGGCTGACGTAGAAGATGGTGCGGCCGCTCTCGCGGACCTCCTTCATCTTCTGCATGCACTTGCGCTTGAAGGGCTTGTCCCCCACCGCGAGCGCCTCGTCGGCGAGGAAGATGTCCGAGTCGACGTGGATGGCGACCGAGAATCCGAGCCGCGCGCTCTGGCCCGAGGAGTAGTGGCCGACCTGGGTGTCCAGCTTCTTCTCCAGGCCCGAGAATTCCACGATCTCGTCGAACTTCCGCATCGTCTCGGCCTCGCTCATGCCGAGGATCGCGGCGTTGAGGATGAGGTTCTCCCGGCCGGTCAGCTGCGGGTGGAAGCCGGCGCCGGTGGCGATGAGCCCGGCGATCCGGCCCCGGGTGAGCACGGTGCCACCGTCGGGCCGCATCACGCCGCTGATCATCTTCAGCAGCGTGCTCTTGCCGGAGCCGTTGAGGCCCATCAGCCCGATCGACTCCCCCTCCTCGACCGTGAACGACACGTCGTCGACGGCGCGGAAGGTGTCGCTGATCTGCTGCCGGCGCGCGAGCGCGACGGTGATCTGCTTGAACGTGCGGTGGTACTGGAGCGTGAACTCCTTGGTGACGTTCTCCGCCTTGATCGCGATGGCCATGTCAGAGGCGCTCCGGGATCTTGTTGTCGAGCTTGTTGAAGATCAGCTGCGCGCCCACGAGCATCACCAGGCCGACGCCGAGCATCCCGAGCCCGAGCAACAGCAGGTTGTCGGGCAGGTGCTCGGCCATGATGTCGGACTTGCTGTGGTCCTTGTCGGGGACGCCGACCCAGAACGCGCGCTGGAACAGCAGCACGGCGTCAGCGAGCGGGTTGAGCAGGTAGAAGTCCGCCGCGCGGCCGAAGCGGCTCTCGACCATGCTGTAGGGGTAGATCATCGGCACGCCGAAGCGCACCAGCATCTGCAGGACGTTGACGATGTTGCCGAAGTCGCGGAAGAACACGTTGGCGACGCTGAACACGAGCGCGACCGCCGTCCCGATCGCCATGATCATCAGGAGCGCGATCACCATCGCGAGCATGCCCACCGGGTCTGGAGTCCAGCCGCTCAGCACGCACGCGATGACGAGCACCACGAGCTGCGGACCCACGTGGTACAGCGACACCAGCATCGTCGCGACGGGGAACATTTCCCGCGGCAGCGGCATCTTCACGACGATCGACTTGTTCCGCACGATCGACCGGGTGCCGGCGCCGAACGTCTCCGTGAAGAAGTGGACGATCACCAGTCCGGCGAACAGGTGGATAGGGAAGTTCGGCACCTCGTCGTGCAGGTTGAGGACGCCGCCGATGATCGCCCAGTAGACGAGGAACTGCGCGAGCGGGTTGATGTAGGACCACAGCAGCCCGAGGAACGACCCCTGGTAGCGCGCGTTGATCTCACGGCGCACCAGGAGCCGCAGCAGGTAGCGCCGCTGGAAGACCGCCAGCAGGCCGTTGTTGGCCGTCGGCGGCGTCAGCTGCGCCTCAGCCATTCGCGTCCGACAGTTCCGGGGAGGACTCCTCCATCCACGGCGCGAACGTCTTCTCCCAGGTCTCCGGAGAGGTGATGTCGGCCAGGGCAGCGCGGTAGCGCTCGGCGAGCTCGTCCCAGTTGGCAGCGAGCTCCTTGTGGATCGCGACCGTCTTCTTCATCATCTCGCGGAACTGCTGCGGGTCGCGGCGGTAGAACGCCTGGGCGCTGCCGTCGGGCAGCGAGACCAGCGCGGAGTCGTAGCGGGCGACCTTGTGCCACTTCGCGTCCTGGGCCATGATCTCGGCCTCCGGGAACTCCCGCGACGCCTCGCGCGGGGCGCGCAGCTGACGCAGCGGCTGGAGCAGCGCCTGGAGGGTCGCGGCCCTGCCGGAGATCACCGGCGACGGCTCCTTGCCCTTGCGCGGAAGCTTGTGTCGCTTGACCTCGGGCAGCTCGTCCGGGTCGGTGAGCAACGTGGCGTCGTCGTAGCCCTTGACCATCTCCTTGAGCGAGGGCAGGACGGTCGGGAGCAGCTCGTGCAGCGCTTCGGGGCCGCGGAGCACGTCCTCGAGCGCCTTGTGGCGCAGCGCCACCGTGGAGTACTGCATCGTCACCAGGTGCTTGACCTGGTGGTTGAAGCTCTCCTTCACCATCCGGCCACCGCGCGGGTACTGCGAGTGCAGCAGGGCCGCGATGAAGCGGTTGCGGACGTGGAAGTAGGACTGCCAGTCGAGCGCGTCGTTCTTGTCGGTCCACGGCACGTGCCAGACCGCAGCGCCGGGGAACGACACGGTCGGGAAGCCGGCGTCCTTGGCCCGCAGCCCGTACTCGGAGTCGTCCCACTTGATGAAGAGGGGCAGCGACAGGCCGATCTCGCGGAGCACCTCGGCCGGGATCAGGCACATGAACCAGCCGTTGTAGTCGACGTCGATGCGCGCGTGCAGCCACCGGGTCGAGCGGATGTTGCGCTCGCTGAGGTCCCAGGCAGGGAAGACGCCGGGAGCCGAGCCCCACCAGAAGGTGTACGGCGCGACCTTCTCGCCGAAGCTGTGCAGCTGCGCCTTCTGGTAGATGCTGAACATGTGGCCGCCGACGATCGTCGTCTTGCGGCACAGGTCGCCGAACACGATCGCGCGGACGATGCCCTCGGTCTCGCACTCGACGTCGTCGTCGAGCATCATCACGTACTTCGAGCGGCCGTCCTTGAGGCCCTCGTACTGGGCACGGGCGAAGCCGCCGGAGCCGCCGATGTTGCCCTGCTCGATGATCGTGAGCTTGTCGCCCAGCGCGGCCTCGGCCTCGGGGAAGTACTCCGAGTCGACGACCTTGTCCTTGCCCTGCTCCATGACGAGCACGCGGTCGAGGTAGCCCTCGAGCTGGGTGGACTCGCCGAGCTGGGTGAGCAGCTTGGCGCAGAAGTCCTGGCGGTTCATGGTGGTGATGCCGATCGTCACCGTGCCGTTGGTGGCGCGCTCCGGCGGCACCTCGGCGGTCCACTCGGCGGCCTCGACCACGGCGTCCTCGTCGGCCGCGACCACGTCGTACCAGTACCAGCCGCCGTCGGCGAACGGCTTCAGCGGCAGGTCGAAGGAGAACTCACCGGTCGTGTCCTCGACGGC
Proteins encoded in this region:
- a CDS encoding DUF3105 domain-containing protein; this encodes MAKTSKSERSDRQKVIDDIRRKQKSAESRQGMLIVGACIAVALAIVVAAAWNPVMTAIQQRSSSGKPLNEIGASAAAACQDVTTKDATGSGDHVGTGTQVEYEDSPPAFGQHWNEAGVAPAPIQERYYTEDTRPELESLVHNSEHGFTILWYDEEAADDSGMIADIKSIAQRLDESDTNSRYSFKAVPWTDEDGEPFPDGQHIALTTWTTDGDKQLGVWQYCSEPSGEAVEEFMKDYPYTKAPEPIGGGVG
- a CDS encoding TIGR03089 family protein — translated: MPTFSDVMSARLRRDPGQPLVTFYDDVTGERVELSVTTYANWVAKASSLLVDELDLERGDTIRIDLPPHWLGTVFLGAAWTAGLVVTDADDPDAVVCGPDTLGDWAPRATELVVLACSLLPLGVRFAEPVPAGVHDVGVEIWSQPDAFIPWDPPGEGDPALAWAGLDTASPSGSAYSTTLKEMIETAAAGTLVSDGDRLLSTANPASPPGVAAFLEPVVSHGSLVLVARAGQERLDAIYAAERATARFPA
- a CDS encoding alpha/beta fold hydrolase, which produces MDPTRTARPAAHAEGSTFVPTRLGRLHVRTLGEGPLTVLWPSMFVDSHTWDRLVGHLGGGRRFVLVDGPGLGLSDALTRDTDIAEAAHAAVDLLEGLGADGPVDWVGNAFGGHVGFDLATRPGVLRSLVAISSPAEPIPDELRKQIRMMLPILRVAGPVGPVRAATIEAMLTEASAADPQVRKVVTASLARPSRRSLTRAVRSFILDRVDVSHQLRDIVVPSLFVASDDRGDWSAEDARHAARIAPGAEAVVITGARTLIPLEQPVATAAAILAFWKKVDLA
- a CDS encoding TetR/AcrR family transcriptional regulator produces the protein MKSKTRPYRMGARAAAAERTGERILDAMLERFGRLPYDQVRLEDVAADAGVTVQTVIRRFGGKPGTLAATVERQFGRLVSAREAAKGATVEETVHALVGFYEEAGRLILKLYAEARLAPGVPELAQRGRDYHVAWCRETFGDLVGSTDAAMRKRRLAQVVAICDATTWRILREDGGLGVRATERALLEMLEPVLA
- the cofD gene encoding 2-phospho-L-lactate transferase; amino-acid sequence: MRTVHKITVLSGGMGGAKFLQGLLHGIRGGTLPGVADDAEVTVVANTADDWWIHGLKVCPDLDTVMYTLGDGIDLERGWGRREETWSAKEELAAYGVEPTWFGLGDRDIATHLVRTQMLEAGYSLSQVTEALCRRWLTPTYGAGVRLLPMTDDRVETHVAVADADEPSGKRVVHFQEYWVRLRAEVPAETVVVVGLEQATPGPGVIEAIAGADLVVLPPSNPVVSVGTILGVPGVRDAVATTDARVVGLSPIVGGTHVRGMAEQMLTSIGVEVSAAGVGLHYGARSAGGVLDGWLVDERDAADVERVTAGGIACAAVPLMMTDHDATAAMAAAAVRLVG
- a CDS encoding coenzyme F420-0:L-glutamate ligase, with translation MLTVHAPDGVPEVTEGADLAGLLLAALGDHALRDGDVVAVTSKVVSKAEGRVSYGDRDAAVAAETARVVATRGGTRIVRTRLGLTMAAAGVDASNVEQGKVVVHPLDPDASARRLRVALHERTGANVGVVVTDTAGRAWRQGQTDIAIGAAGLAVLESYAGAVDGYGNELAVTEPAVADELASAAELAQGKLGARPFAVIRGRADLVLAPDDHGLGAVAMIRDDGTDLFGYGSREAVVRAVAAAPGDDVPFGSTASPQDLLDALRRAGIDARLEPDEGSLVCPADQKVAAAVLAFAHGWRVEPDEAPDRTDSGVDLRLRPATP
- a CDS encoding sugar phosphate nucleotidyltransferase, with the translated sequence MPAVDGFWAVVPAGGAGTRLWPLSRSGSPKFLHDLTGSGRTLLQQTADRLAPLAEDRILVVTGQRHEAAVRAQLPSLGADAVIAEPSARDSMAAIGVAAAVLERRADASGEDLVLGSFAADHVIPDADAFGDTVREAVAAAREDYLVTIGIEPAFPSSAFGYIHQGDPLPGHARACRVQEFVEKPSVAVAEGYLAAGGYRWNAGMFVVRPRVLLELLATQDRAFVDTLRTIAADTSRIDELWEQCPKIPIDHAVAEPAAAAGRVATVPGGFGWDDIGDFDSLAGLLGDRSERVVLGDPSRVLGSDTTGLVVPGSDRVVAVIGLDDVVVVDTPDALLVTTRERAQDVKGIVAALKGSGRDQLT
- a CDS encoding N-acetylmuramoyl-L-alanine amidase, producing MFSPSFSGPSTANRSRFVTACQQLLALAVVVAVLTPAARTITMDVRPPSDAEGVLPGHGVFLRSAERPATVPTAPVDAEVDEYSLTAPAGARLAAGALRATTRRTATGEHITSDAVPVEGYGAVGVTWAHGSRVPDDAIGLEVRYRDAGTWSGWIGLEYHDDHGPDPDSAEAANARPGTDPLLVGEVDEVQVRVEADRTAPADMKLAVIDPGASKQTARQAPEIDTGDLMAPDTADTAVVEAPASGDAQMRAVTTVAPRPKIFSRAQWGADERMRDKPSLHYHEIHAGFVHHTVNANDYTRAQVPGIIRGIYAYHTRSLGWSDVGYNFLVDRFGRIWEGRYGGVHRPVVGAHTLGYNDDAFAMSAIGNFETARPSDAMIEAYGRLFAWKLGLHGVGAGWKKTFVTSRYFQAINGHRDAGSTACPGQYLYNRLSDIRAKAKEYQTDWRGRELESNLIGSAHPDLVARRASNGTVVILPLRRANDGRVSVGEPVETGLDLDGVRNIFKAGDWDRDGVGDLVVRAGDGSLDLYRGLGKGKFDTARQIATGFGRVQLLSAVGDMTGDGYPDLMGQPKGGSMRLYPGAGTEGLRESYPAYGNIKANRIVGVGRWDFDGAADVFSRTGDRITLRPGNGPGGLVGTKPVTLDVAGYDWLVGVSDVGLTGHADLVARGKESGDLYLFPGTRKGFGERVTLGKSAGAFNYIG
- a CDS encoding WhiB family transcriptional regulator; the encoded protein is MRELFLVDEVDSEDLGWQERALCAQTDPEAFFPEKGGSTREAKKVCQTCEVRVECLEAALGNDERFGIWGGLSERERRKLKKRAV